From Deinococcus sp. HSC-46F16, the proteins below share one genomic window:
- a CDS encoding alpha-amylase family glycosyl hydrolase produces the protein MPIPLSDSQPWWQTAVVYQIYPRSFQDSGHDGVGDLPGLTRRLDHLAWLGVDTLWISPFYPSPMEDFGYDITDYCGVDPLFGTLDDFDALVARAHILGLRIILDFVPNHTSWQHPWFQASRSSRNHPQRDWYLWQEPGPSGGPPNNWRSVTGRSAWSLDAESDQYYLHSFLPQQPDLNWRNPAVRAELFGAMRFWLGRGVDGLRVDMVDFLLKDELLRNEPNAGYAFTEARFHLNRPETLDLLEDLRDVTDEFPDRVLIGEIVPHLPVQQVLPYYGAAGERLHLPFNFALLDASWTAQSLRQIIGEYDGALPPNAWPNYTLGNHDQPRLASRFGPAGARLAAMLLLTLRGTPFLYYGDELGLPDTPISSEQMQDPWEQVQPGAGRDPERAPMPWNSSPGGGFSAAPPWLPLANHHGELSVEVQTQQPTSLLNLYRELLRVRRTHPALLRGELQMLDDAPGDVLAYIRAADTTALIALNFSAELQQVRLPPGVWHSVLSTTVEDLPHPGQMLTLRPFEGRVLRHWA, from the coding sequence ATGCCCATCCCCCTTTCCGATTCTCAGCCCTGGTGGCAGACCGCCGTGGTGTATCAGATCTATCCCCGGTCATTTCAGGACTCTGGGCATGACGGGGTAGGTGACCTGCCCGGTCTGACTCGTCGGCTGGACCATCTGGCCTGGCTGGGGGTAGATACCCTCTGGATTTCTCCTTTCTACCCGTCTCCGATGGAGGACTTCGGGTATGACATCACCGACTACTGCGGCGTTGACCCGCTGTTCGGAACCTTGGACGACTTCGATGCTCTGGTGGCGCGGGCCCACATCCTGGGACTGCGGATCATCCTCGATTTCGTTCCCAACCACACTTCCTGGCAGCATCCCTGGTTTCAGGCGTCCCGCTCGTCCCGGAATCACCCGCAACGCGACTGGTATCTCTGGCAGGAACCTGGCCCATCCGGCGGACCCCCCAACAACTGGCGCAGCGTGACGGGCCGCTCCGCGTGGAGTCTCGACGCGGAGAGCGACCAGTATTACCTCCATTCCTTCCTGCCGCAGCAGCCCGATCTGAACTGGCGAAATCCGGCAGTCAGGGCCGAACTGTTCGGCGCCATGCGCTTCTGGCTGGGCCGGGGCGTGGACGGGCTGCGTGTGGACATGGTGGACTTTCTCCTCAAGGACGAGCTGCTGCGCAACGAGCCCAACGCCGGGTACGCCTTCACGGAGGCGCGCTTTCACTTAAACCGCCCTGAGACGCTGGACCTGCTGGAGGACCTGCGGGACGTCACCGACGAGTTTCCAGACCGGGTGCTGATCGGCGAGATCGTGCCGCACCTGCCGGTTCAGCAGGTGTTGCCGTACTACGGCGCGGCCGGGGAGCGCCTCCATTTGCCCTTCAACTTCGCGCTGCTGGACGCTTCCTGGACGGCGCAAAGTTTGAGACAGATCATCGGGGAGTACGACGGCGCGCTGCCCCCGAATGCCTGGCCCAATTACACCCTGGGGAACCACGATCAGCCGCGCTTGGCCTCGCGCTTTGGCCCGGCGGGGGCGCGGCTGGCCGCGATGTTGCTGCTGACCCTGCGCGGCACCCCCTTCCTGTATTACGGCGACGAGCTGGGTCTGCCCGATACCCCCATTTCAAGTGAGCAGATGCAGGACCCCTGGGAACAGGTACAGCCCGGCGCGGGCCGTGACCCGGAACGTGCCCCAATGCCCTGGAACAGCAGCCCAGGGGGCGGGTTCAGCGCCGCGCCGCCCTGGCTGCCGCTGGCTAATCATCATGGGGAATTGAGTGTCGAGGTGCAGACACAACAGCCCACGTCGCTGCTCAACCTGTACCGGGAGCTGCTCAGGGTGCGCCGGACTCACCCGGCACTCCTGCGGGGCGAGTTGCAGATGCTGGATGATGCTCCAGGAGACGTCCTAGCCTATATCCGCGCCGCCGACACCACGGCCCTCATTGCCCTGAACTTCAGTGCAGAGCTTCAGCAGGTGCGCTTGCCTCCCGGCGTCTGGCATTCCGTCCTGTCCACCACCGTTGAAGACCTGCCCCATCCAGGCCAGATGCTCACCCTGCGTCCTTTCGAGGGGCGTGTGCTGCGCCACTGGGCGTGA
- a CDS encoding helix-turn-helix transcriptional regulator — MTVATREVQLTDMLEALTDPVRVELLRVLREGHEHCRDLPDYIGIHVSDLTKHLNLPQPMISRHLARLRQVGLVRVERRAQWMYYTRDEAVIASLKEQFNRL, encoded by the coding sequence ATGACTGTGGCCACCCGCGAAGTGCAGCTCACCGATATGCTGGAGGCGCTGACCGATCCGGTTCGCGTTGAGCTGCTGCGGGTGTTGCGCGAGGGCCATGAGCATTGCCGTGACCTGCCCGATTACATCGGCATCCACGTCAGCGACCTAACCAAGCACCTGAATCTGCCCCAGCCCATGATCTCGCGTCACCTGGCGCGCCTGCGCCAGGTGGGTCTGGTCCGTGTCGAGCGGCGTGCACAGTGGATGTACTACACCCGCGATGAGGCCGTGATCGCCAGCCTCAAGGAGCAATTCAACCGGCTCTAG
- a CDS encoding arginase family protein yields MQVTLLELPYDSAWAHRRMGAGPRHLLENGLEQDLREHHDLDLRRLQTSGDLPTEIHTSFALYRQLAQQVQAARQQGRYPLALAGNCGAALGMLAGLQNDALGVIWLDAHGDFHTPETTSSGFLDGMALATLTGQAWQTLAASIPGFRAIGPQQVLHIGGQDLEDREREAAEAAGMQLVAAQTIREAGVAAALADALQALQGEVRQVYVHVDLDVLDAQEVGPANTYATGGGLTTAQVLAILDGVQQVCPLVGASVASYDPSVDAQGRVLAAARQIAAKLIPERPSLSGPSLV; encoded by the coding sequence ATGCAGGTTACGCTGCTCGAACTGCCCTACGACTCCGCCTGGGCGCACCGCCGTATGGGCGCCGGTCCCCGTCACCTTCTGGAAAACGGCCTAGAGCAGGACCTACGAGAGCACCATGACCTGGACCTCCGCCGCCTCCAAACCTCCGGCGACCTCCCCACTGAGATTCACACCAGCTTCGCGCTCTACCGCCAACTCGCCCAGCAGGTGCAGGCCGCCCGGCAGCAGGGCCGTTACCCGCTCGCGCTGGCGGGCAACTGCGGTGCGGCGCTCGGAATGCTCGCGGGTCTTCAGAACGACGCGCTGGGCGTGATCTGGCTGGACGCCCACGGTGACTTTCACACCCCTGAAACCACCAGCAGTGGCTTTCTGGACGGCATGGCGCTGGCGACGCTGACGGGCCAGGCCTGGCAGACGTTGGCGGCCTCCATCCCTGGGTTCCGGGCCATCGGGCCGCAACAGGTTCTCCACATCGGCGGGCAGGACCTGGAAGACCGGGAACGCGAGGCGGCGGAGGCAGCAGGGATGCAGCTTGTCGCCGCGCAGACGATTCGGGAAGCGGGCGTGGCGGCGGCACTCGCGGATGCGCTCCAGGCTCTGCAAGGCGAGGTGCGGCAGGTCTACGTGCACGTCGATCTGGATGTCTTGGATGCTCAGGAGGTGGGGCCTGCCAACACGTATGCAACCGGGGGAGGGCTGACCACTGCCCAGGTTCTGGCGATCTTGGACGGCGTGCAGCAGGTCTGTCCGCTGGTCGGCGCGTCGGTGGCCTCGTACGACCCGAGCGTGGATGCACAGGGCCGTGTGCTGGCCGCAGCTCGGCAGATTGCCGCCAAGCTGATCCCGGAGCGCCCGAGCCTATCAG